In Marinobacter sp. es.048, the following proteins share a genomic window:
- the gspM gene encoding type II secretion system protein GspM codes for MADASNTSLARAAQWYNLRPIRERALIMLTALVLVLFVVWELAVTPLQQRHQSLENRLQMLSTSRDDLLAQQQTLDAQLATDPSRELRNQLNARQQRLERLDQQIADTTGQLIAPTAMVALLRNILAAQESLELQALELQTPTPVFAPGAPEQSSQEPQAAPEPLLYAHDVELRIKGSYLDVLNYLQRLEAMDERLGWIRLEYSAGDWPSGEAVIRVQTLSLDQAWLGV; via the coding sequence ATGGCGGATGCGTCCAACACCTCCCTGGCACGAGCGGCGCAGTGGTATAACCTGCGCCCGATTCGTGAGCGGGCACTGATTATGCTCACGGCGCTGGTGCTTGTCCTGTTTGTGGTCTGGGAGCTTGCGGTTACGCCATTGCAGCAACGGCACCAGAGCCTGGAGAATCGCCTCCAGATGCTGTCCACCAGTCGTGATGACCTGCTGGCGCAGCAACAGACGCTCGATGCACAGCTCGCGACCGATCCCTCCCGGGAATTGCGCAATCAGCTAAACGCCCGGCAGCAGAGACTGGAACGGCTCGATCAGCAGATCGCCGATACCACGGGGCAATTGATCGCACCCACAGCGATGGTGGCACTGCTCAGGAATATTCTGGCAGCCCAGGAATCGCTGGAGTTGCAGGCCCTCGAGCTACAGACTCCAACCCCGGTTTTCGCACCGGGTGCACCAGAGCAGTCGTCTCAGGAGCCGCAGGCGGCGCCTGAGCCACTGCTGTATGCCCACGATGTCGAGCTCCGGATCAAGGGGAGCTACCTCGATGTACTGAACTACCTGCAGCGGCTGGAGGCGATGGATGAGCGCCTCGGCTGGATCAGGCTGGAATACAGCGCGGGAGACTGGCCCTCGGGAGAGGCCGTCATCAGAGTGCAAACGCTGAGCCTGGATCAGGCCTGGCTTGGGGTATGA
- a CDS encoding PilN domain-containing protein: MIQQVNLYTDELRPRKERLQAGTAVGVLLVGLLLVAFVAGFLTYENSVMANKASRLDRQNQQLEQAVAELSAAVQARQPDAEVEEALNRVTQTLARRQRLLARVESLVLSEGRNFSPQLSALARQIPKDVWLTDVTLESGPDKVTIEGRSRDGALVPLYLENLGEEAAFAGKTFGVFRLSRSDEGRWIDFHVSSKRDGEAN, encoded by the coding sequence ATGATCCAGCAGGTCAACCTGTACACAGACGAACTTCGCCCGCGTAAGGAAAGGCTCCAGGCGGGGACGGCGGTTGGTGTTCTGCTTGTGGGATTGCTGCTGGTGGCGTTCGTGGCCGGTTTCCTGACCTACGAGAACTCCGTGATGGCCAACAAGGCCTCGCGTCTGGATCGGCAGAATCAGCAGCTTGAACAGGCTGTGGCGGAGCTTTCAGCGGCGGTCCAAGCCCGCCAGCCGGATGCAGAAGTGGAAGAGGCTCTGAACCGCGTTACCCAGACCCTTGCCCGTCGCCAGCGTTTGTTGGCACGGGTGGAGAGCCTGGTGCTCTCGGAAGGCCGCAACTTCTCGCCGCAATTGTCAGCACTGGCACGGCAGATCCCGAAAGACGTCTGGCTAACCGACGTTACTCTCGAGTCGGGCCCGGACAAAGTCACCATTGAGGGGCGTAGCCGTGATGGCGCTTTGGTGCCCCTATACCTTGAAAATCTGGGGGAAGAGGCGGCCTTTGCCGGAAAAACTTTTGGTGTGTTCCGGTTGTCACGGTCGGACGAGGGCCGCTGGATCGATTTTCATGTTTCCAGTAAACGGGACGGGGAGGCAAACTGA
- a CDS encoding biogenesis protein MshI codes for MTKTPILRKLTGLFRIARTRLQVCLEIRPDGIAWAESGGSDAGLSGFTDCLPARRLEALAGLVEDHGWSGAATTLVLPLDQYQVFQMDRPEGIEESELGDALKWKLKDFLDFSPSEAVSDVFPFPRDASRGRGELVNVVAARKVLVSELVRLVQEAGLELERIDIAELALRNLVCRLDENRRGAALVHLKDNYGQMVICRDNTLYLSRKLDVTSDDLRDAARQESAVQSLALEMQRSLDYYESQLGQVPPAMIRLVARDSVLPLASMLSSYLAASIETLDWSALGLQADLDSRCLPAWSACLPMPGDGRP; via the coding sequence ATGACAAAGACACCGATATTACGAAAACTGACCGGCCTGTTCAGAATCGCCAGGACGCGCCTGCAGGTCTGCCTTGAGATTCGCCCGGACGGCATTGCCTGGGCGGAATCCGGCGGATCCGATGCAGGGCTATCCGGCTTTACTGATTGTCTGCCTGCCAGGCGTCTCGAGGCCCTCGCCGGGTTGGTGGAAGATCACGGTTGGTCGGGCGCTGCGACGACGCTTGTGCTGCCTCTGGACCAGTATCAGGTATTCCAGATGGATCGCCCGGAAGGCATCGAGGAATCTGAGCTGGGTGATGCCCTCAAGTGGAAGTTGAAGGATTTTCTGGACTTCAGTCCGTCCGAAGCCGTTTCCGATGTATTTCCCTTTCCCCGGGATGCTTCCCGTGGCCGCGGAGAGCTGGTTAACGTGGTCGCGGCCCGGAAAGTTCTGGTCTCGGAACTGGTTCGGCTGGTTCAGGAGGCGGGCCTGGAGCTGGAGCGCATTGATATCGCAGAGCTGGCGTTGCGAAACCTGGTGTGCCGGCTGGATGAGAATCGTCGCGGGGCAGCACTGGTGCATTTGAAAGACAATTACGGCCAGATGGTGATCTGCAGAGACAATACCCTGTATCTGTCGCGCAAACTGGATGTGACCTCCGATGACCTCCGTGATGCTGCCCGCCAGGAATCGGCCGTTCAGTCGTTGGCTCTGGAAATGCAGCGTTCTCTCGACTACTACGAAAGCCAGCTGGGCCAGGTGCCGCCGGCGATGATCCGTCTCGTCGCCCGCGACAGTGTCCTGCCACTCGCCTCCATGCTGTCCTCCTATTTGGCCGCTAGTATTGAAACCCTCGACTGGAGCGCCCTGGGCCTTCAGGCCGATCTGGACAGTCGTTGCCTGCCTGCCTGGAGCGCATGCTTGCCAATGCCGGGGGACGGGCGCCCATGA
- the ssb gene encoding single-stranded DNA-binding protein: MARGVNKVILIGNLGQDPDTRYTPNGNAVVNLNLATDESYKDRQTGQLVPKTEWHRVVMFGKIAEVAGQYLRKGSKVYIEGKLQTRKWQNKEGQDVYTTEVVVDINGQMQMLDSRGGEGGMSQGAPAGRPQQSGYNASAGQQNNPPPQSGGYSNQPSQGSVPEPVDDFDDDIPF; this comes from the coding sequence ATGGCACGAGGCGTAAACAAGGTCATACTAATCGGTAATCTGGGGCAGGACCCGGATACCCGCTACACCCCCAACGGCAATGCCGTAGTAAACCTGAACCTTGCAACAGACGAAAGCTACAAGGATCGTCAGACTGGCCAGTTGGTGCCAAAAACCGAATGGCACAGGGTTGTCATGTTCGGCAAGATCGCCGAAGTTGCGGGCCAGTACCTGCGCAAGGGCTCGAAGGTTTACATTGAGGGCAAGCTGCAGACCCGCAAATGGCAGAACAAGGAAGGGCAGGATGTCTATACCACCGAGGTTGTGGTGGATATCAATGGGCAGATGCAGATGCTGGACAGTCGTGGCGGCGAAGGCGGAATGAGCCAGGGCGCGCCGGCAGGACGGCCTCAGCAGTCCGGCTACAACGCGTCGGCTGGACAGCAGAACAATCCGCCACCGCAATCCGGTGGCTACAGCAATCAGCCTTCGCAGGGCAGCGTGCCCGAGCCGGTTGACGACTTTGATGATGACATTCCGTTCTAG
- a CDS encoding MFS transporter, whose protein sequence is MNALEKRSVFALASVYAMRMLGLFMVLPVFMLLGEDLKDATPALLGFAIGAYGLSQALLQIPFGMLSDRVGRKRMIYIGLVLFAAGSLLAAATDSIYVVIAGRILQGAGAIASVLMALLSDLTREEERTKAMATVGITIGLSFSVSLVLGPLLGAWWGLSGIFYTTAALAVVAMVIVNRLVPTPHQHKTSPDTHPAREMLSRVLSDGRLLRLDFGIFALHLVLTALFLVFPSMLQEQFGLASSSHWWFYLSVMVTSFFAMVPFIIIGEKKRRMKPVLCGAIALLTLATAGFTGVSGSLVAAWAVLFFFFMAFNLLEASLPSLISKEAPAASKGTAMGVYSSSQFMGAFLGGALGGYLLEVAGLQGVLWFMVVVLGLWLLIALTMPAPGHTTSFVVQLQQVMNDQYDDIDDNLRRLPGVQDVVIVEDAATAYLKVDRQQFDEALLADFSFVRQANHS, encoded by the coding sequence ATGAATGCGCTGGAAAAACGCTCCGTATTCGCCCTGGCGTCTGTCTACGCCATGCGTATGCTCGGACTGTTCATGGTGCTGCCGGTATTCATGTTGCTGGGCGAAGATCTCAAGGATGCGACACCAGCCCTGCTGGGTTTTGCTATAGGCGCGTACGGTCTCAGCCAGGCCCTGTTGCAGATTCCCTTCGGCATGCTGTCTGATCGGGTCGGCCGTAAGCGCATGATCTACATCGGGCTCGTATTATTTGCCGCTGGCAGTCTTCTGGCCGCGGCCACGGACTCCATATACGTTGTGATTGCCGGTCGGATTCTTCAGGGGGCCGGTGCGATCGCCAGTGTGCTGATGGCGCTGCTCAGTGACCTGACCCGGGAAGAAGAGCGGACCAAGGCAATGGCGACGGTAGGGATCACGATTGGTCTGTCGTTTTCGGTCTCGCTGGTTCTTGGACCCCTTCTTGGGGCTTGGTGGGGGCTGTCCGGGATCTTCTACACCACCGCTGCGCTGGCCGTCGTGGCGATGGTGATAGTAAACCGTCTGGTTCCGACTCCCCATCAACACAAGACCAGCCCCGACACTCATCCTGCCAGAGAGATGTTGAGCCGGGTGCTTTCAGACGGTCGTCTGCTACGGTTGGATTTCGGTATCTTTGCCCTGCACCTGGTGCTTACCGCCCTGTTTCTGGTGTTTCCCTCCATGCTTCAGGAGCAGTTTGGGCTTGCCAGCAGTTCACACTGGTGGTTCTACCTGAGCGTGATGGTCACCTCTTTTTTTGCCATGGTGCCGTTCATCATCATTGGCGAGAAAAAACGCAGGATGAAGCCGGTGCTTTGCGGCGCGATTGCCTTGCTGACATTGGCCACTGCCGGGTTTACCGGTGTCTCCGGCAGCCTGGTTGCGGCCTGGGCTGTGCTGTTTTTCTTCTTTATGGCCTTCAACCTGCTCGAGGCCAGCCTGCCGTCATTGATCAGCAAGGAGGCGCCGGCTGCAAGCAAAGGTACAGCAATGGGGGTCTACTCCTCCTCCCAGTTTATGGGCGCGTTTCTGGGGGGCGCTCTCGGAGGCTACCTTCTGGAGGTCGCCGGGCTACAGGGCGTACTCTGGTTCATGGTGGTAGTGCTGGGCCTCTGGCTATTGATAGCGCTCACTATGCCCGCGCCCGGTCACACCACAAGTTTCGTGGTACAGTTGCAGCAGGTAATGAACGACCAGTACGACGACATCGATGACAATCTCCGCCGCCTTCCGGGCGTTCAGGATGTGGTGATTGTGGAAGACGCTGCCACCGCCTATCTTAAGGTGGATCGTCAGCAATTTGATGAAGCGTTACTTGCGGACTTTTCCTTTGTCCGGCAGGCTAACCATTCTTGA
- the uvrA gene encoding excinuclease ABC subunit UvrA, with product MDHIQIKGARTHNLKNIDLDMPRDKLIVITGLSGSGKSSLAFDTLYAEGQRRYVESLSTYARQFLSMMEKPDVDHIEGLSPAISIEQKSTSHNPRSTVGTITEIYDYLRLLFARAGEPRCPDHGQPLEAQTISQMVDQVVAMPEDSKLMILAPVIRDRKGEHLQVIETMRSQGFIRLRVDGTVYDIDDVPALDKKRKHQIDVVVDRFKVKPGLEQRLAESFETALGLADGISLVAPMTGEGEEHTFSARYACTQCGYALSELEPKLFSFNNPAGACPTCDGLGVKQFFDPEKIVHHPEATLASGAIKGWDRRAVYYFQMLGSVADHYGIDLETPWVDLPEDFRNVLLFGSGDEDIPFRYVNSRGQIMEKAHPFEGILPNLERRYRETDSQSMREELARNLSTQPCKECGGSRLRRSARHVFIEEHNISDVTHLPVGEAHDYFETLALPGRKGEIAEKILKEVRQRLQFLVNVGLEYLTLERSADTLSGGEAQRIRLASQIGAGLVGVMYILDEPSIGLHQRDNDRLLATLTHLRDLGNTVIVVEHDEDAIRAADHVIDIGPGAGVHGGHIIGQGTPQQIIDNPDSLTGQYLNGSREIAIPKQRNTGSGKSVTLAGATGNNLKDVTLNLPLGIMTCITGVSGSGKSTLINSTLYPVAAAKLNKATSLNHAPYQSLKGLDHLDKVIDIDQSPIGRTPRSNPATYTGLFTPIRELFAGTQEARSRGYKPGRFSFNVKGGRCEACQGDGVIKVEMHFLPDVYVPCDVCKGKRYNRETLEVRYKGKNINEVLEMTVEEGRDFFDAVPFLARKLQTLMDVGLSYIRLGQSAVTLSGGEAQRVKLAKELSKRDTGKTLYILDEPTTGLHFYDIQQLLNVLERLRDHGNTIVVIEHNLDVIKTADWIIDLGPEGGSGGGQIIAEGTPEEVAENAASHTGLYLKPMLTK from the coding sequence ATGGACCATATCCAGATCAAAGGGGCACGAACCCACAACCTGAAGAACATCGACCTGGATATGCCACGGGACAAGCTGATCGTGATCACCGGCCTCTCCGGTTCCGGCAAATCGTCCCTTGCCTTCGACACCCTCTACGCCGAAGGCCAGCGCCGCTACGTGGAATCGCTGTCCACCTATGCCCGGCAGTTTCTCTCAATGATGGAGAAACCGGATGTGGACCATATCGAGGGCCTGTCGCCGGCCATATCCATTGAGCAGAAGTCCACTTCCCACAACCCGCGCTCGACGGTTGGCACCATCACCGAAATCTACGATTACCTGCGCCTGCTCTTTGCCCGTGCCGGTGAACCGCGATGCCCCGACCATGGCCAACCCCTGGAAGCGCAGACCATCAGCCAGATGGTGGATCAGGTGGTCGCCATGCCAGAGGACAGCAAACTGATGATCCTGGCACCGGTGATCCGGGACCGGAAGGGCGAGCACTTGCAGGTTATCGAAACCATGCGCAGCCAGGGCTTCATCCGCCTGCGGGTGGATGGCACCGTTTACGACATTGACGATGTGCCGGCCCTGGACAAGAAACGCAAGCACCAGATTGATGTGGTCGTCGATCGGTTCAAGGTCAAGCCGGGGCTTGAGCAGCGACTGGCAGAGAGTTTCGAAACTGCACTGGGCCTGGCAGACGGGATTTCCCTGGTCGCACCTATGACCGGCGAAGGCGAAGAACACACCTTCTCCGCTCGTTACGCCTGCACCCAGTGCGGCTATGCCCTGAGTGAGCTCGAGCCAAAACTGTTTTCCTTTAACAACCCCGCAGGCGCCTGCCCCACCTGCGACGGACTCGGAGTCAAACAGTTCTTCGATCCGGAGAAGATTGTTCACCACCCGGAGGCGACTCTGGCGTCCGGGGCGATAAAAGGCTGGGATCGTCGGGCCGTCTACTACTTCCAGATGCTGGGCAGCGTGGCAGATCACTACGGCATCGATCTGGAAACGCCCTGGGTGGATTTACCTGAGGATTTCCGCAACGTCCTTTTGTTCGGCTCGGGCGATGAGGATATCCCATTCCGTTATGTGAATTCCCGTGGCCAGATCATGGAGAAGGCCCATCCATTCGAGGGCATTCTGCCGAACCTCGAACGGCGCTACCGTGAGACCGACTCACAGAGCATGCGCGAGGAACTGGCCCGTAACCTCAGCACCCAACCGTGCAAAGAGTGCGGCGGCTCCCGTCTGCGCCGTAGCGCCCGCCATGTGTTTATTGAAGAGCACAATATTTCTGATGTCACCCACCTGCCGGTTGGCGAAGCCCACGACTACTTCGAAACCCTGGCGCTGCCTGGGCGGAAAGGCGAAATTGCCGAGAAAATTCTGAAGGAAGTACGTCAGAGGCTCCAGTTCCTGGTAAATGTAGGTCTGGAATACCTGACCCTTGAGCGCAGTGCCGACACCCTGTCGGGGGGAGAAGCTCAGCGTATTCGCCTGGCAAGCCAGATCGGCGCCGGGCTGGTGGGCGTCATGTACATTCTCGACGAACCCTCCATCGGGCTTCACCAGCGGGACAATGACCGCCTGCTGGCCACCCTCACCCACCTGCGGGATCTGGGCAACACGGTGATTGTCGTCGAACACGATGAAGACGCCATTCGCGCCGCGGATCATGTGATCGATATCGGTCCAGGCGCCGGCGTTCATGGCGGTCACATCATCGGTCAGGGCACGCCTCAACAGATCATCGACAACCCCGACTCTCTCACGGGCCAGTATCTGAATGGCAGCCGGGAAATAGCCATCCCCAAACAGCGGAACACAGGCAGCGGGAAGTCGGTAACACTGGCCGGCGCCACCGGCAACAACCTGAAAGACGTGACTCTCAACCTGCCCCTGGGAATCATGACCTGTATCACCGGCGTTTCCGGTTCGGGCAAGTCGACTCTGATCAACAGCACCCTGTATCCGGTGGCTGCCGCCAAACTCAACAAGGCCACCAGCCTGAACCACGCGCCCTATCAATCACTCAAGGGCCTGGATCACCTGGACAAGGTCATCGACATCGACCAGAGCCCCATCGGCCGCACCCCGCGCTCCAACCCGGCCACCTACACCGGACTGTTTACGCCGATTCGCGAACTCTTCGCCGGAACCCAGGAGGCACGCTCCCGCGGTTACAAGCCCGGGCGCTTTTCCTTCAACGTGAAGGGTGGCCGGTGCGAGGCCTGCCAGGGCGACGGGGTAATTAAAGTGGAAATGCACTTCCTGCCGGATGTCTACGTTCCCTGCGATGTATGCAAAGGGAAACGCTACAACCGTGAAACGCTGGAGGTCCGTTACAAGGGCAAGAACATCAACGAAGTGCTGGAGATGACCGTTGAGGAGGGCCGCGATTTCTTCGATGCCGTGCCTTTCCTCGCCCGCAAACTCCAGACCCTGATGGATGTAGGCCTCTCCTACATCCGCCTCGGCCAAAGCGCCGTGACCCTCTCCGGCGGTGAAGCCCAGCGGGTGAAGCTGGCAAAGGAATTGTCGAAGCGTGATACCGGCAAAACTTTGTACATTCTGGATGAGCCAACCACGGGCCTGCACTTTTACGACATCCAGCAACTGCTGAACGTCCTTGAGCGCCTGCGTGACCATGGCAACACCATTGTGGTGATCGAGCATAACCTGGATGTAATCAAAACCGCAGACTGGATTATCGACCTTGGCCCGGAAGGCGGCTCCGGTGGCGGCCAGATCATTGCCGAGGGCACACCCGAGGAGGTTGCGGAGAATGCCGCTTCTCACACAGGCCTCTATCTGAAGCCAATGCTGACGAAGTAA
- the rplQ gene encoding 50S ribosomal protein L17: protein MRHRKSGRKFSRTSAHRKAMFRNMTASLVEHELIKTTLPKAKELRRVAEPLITLSKNDSVANRRLAFSRLRDDAAVAKLFDELGPRYSARPGGYLRILKCGFRAGDNAPMAFVELVGRPLDIEAEEVDEDED, encoded by the coding sequence ATGCGTCATCGTAAGAGTGGTCGTAAGTTCAGCAGGACCAGTGCGCATCGCAAGGCCATGTTCCGTAACATGACTGCGTCACTGGTTGAACACGAGCTGATCAAAACAACGCTGCCGAAAGCCAAAGAGCTTCGTCGGGTAGCTGAGCCTTTGATCACGCTCTCAAAGAATGATTCGGTCGCGAATCGTCGTCTGGCGTTCTCACGCCTGCGTGACGATGCGGCGGTTGCCAAGCTGTTTGACGAGCTTGGTCCCCGTTACAGCGCGCGTCCGGGTGGATATCTTCGTATCCTGAAGTGTGGCTTCCGTGCCGGCGACAATGCCCCTATGGCATTCGTTGAGCTGGTTGGTCGTCCGCTGGATATCGAAGCGGAAGAGGTAGACGAAGACGAGGATTAA